From Microcoleus sp. FACHB-672, one genomic window encodes:
- a CDS encoding 2TM domain-containing protein produces the protein MIYSENLKQPDKPASTAPITRAYSQDDVQQILHLALTRQEEGGEMSRAQLLEIAHDLNISSENLQAAEIEWNNRQGELQSRQVFDAYRHSKLQQNFVKFSIVNSFFVLLNLVSSHELSWSLYIVLAWGLGLALQGWKTYQTEGEEYEQAFQRWRVKKQLGQSFNTLMMKWLKPSL, from the coding sequence ATGATTTATTCGGAAAATCTTAAACAACCCGATAAGCCGGCTTCTACCGCCCCAATAACCCGCGCTTATAGTCAAGACGATGTTCAGCAAATTCTCCATTTAGCACTGACGCGCCAAGAAGAAGGTGGCGAAATGTCTCGCGCACAGTTATTGGAAATTGCCCATGATTTAAATATCTCCTCAGAAAATCTCCAGGCAGCAGAAATTGAGTGGAATAACCGGCAGGGAGAATTGCAAAGCCGACAGGTGTTTGATGCTTATCGGCACAGTAAATTGCAACAGAATTTTGTCAAATTTTCAATTGTCAACTCTTTTTTCGTGCTGTTGAATTTAGTCTCAAGTCACGAACTTTCTTGGTCACTTTATATTGTACTAGCTTGGGGGTTGGGACTGGCGTTGCAAGGTTGGAAAACTTATCAAACTGAAGGCGAAGAGTATGAGCAAGCTTTCCAGCGGTGGCGCGTCAAGAAACAATTGGGGCAGTCATTTAATACATTAATGATGAAGTGGCTTAAGCCCAGCCTTTAG
- a CDS encoding aldo/keto reductase → MKRKTTRRKFLVTSVAAAGTVVGCSALARNQTNTSASSKIAVTPASMPERVLGRTGISLPIFGLGCAGQTPLSKEGQEAAAVAILERALELGIRYFDTAAEYGPSEDYLGKVLPAYRDKIYLASKTHARDRDGAWRHLERSLKRLKTDHLDAWQLHHVSLPGEIEQIFSKTGAIKAVEEAKAQKLIRFAGITGHHEPDIIAEGLRRYPFDTTLICVNAADKHHPRPFIPTVMPVAREKNVGVIAMKVPAYGRLFKNNVLDGMQQAMGYSLTVAGVHCCVIAAETVEQLESNVKVAQAFKPLSEAEMTAIEQRTAIAWQENTFFRAWT, encoded by the coding sequence ATGAAACGCAAAACAACGCGACGCAAATTCTTAGTCACAAGTGTTGCAGCAGCCGGCACAGTTGTAGGATGCAGTGCATTAGCGCGGAACCAAACCAACACATCCGCATCCTCAAAAATTGCTGTGACACCCGCATCCATGCCAGAAAGAGTGTTAGGCAGAACCGGCATCAGCCTACCCATTTTTGGCTTAGGATGTGCCGGCCAAACACCGCTTTCTAAAGAAGGACAAGAGGCTGCAGCCGTCGCAATTCTTGAACGCGCACTTGAACTCGGCATTCGTTATTTTGACACAGCCGCAGAGTACGGGCCAAGTGAAGATTATTTAGGAAAAGTGCTGCCGGCTTATCGAGATAAAATTTATCTGGCAAGCAAAACTCATGCACGAGATAGGGATGGCGCGTGGCGACATTTAGAGCGATCTCTAAAGCGTTTAAAAACCGATCATTTAGACGCTTGGCAATTGCATCACGTCTCTTTACCTGGAGAAATTGAGCAAATTTTCAGCAAAACTGGCGCAATTAAAGCAGTCGAAGAAGCAAAAGCGCAGAAATTAATTCGCTTTGCCGGCATCACCGGCCACCATGAACCCGATATCATTGCCGAAGGGTTGCGTCGATATCCCTTTGACACCACCCTAATTTGCGTCAATGCAGCCGATAAACATCACCCGCGTCCATTTATCCCCACAGTGATGCCGGTGGCGCGTGAGAAAAACGTTGGCGTTATTGCCATGAAAGTGCCGGCTTACGGACGGTTATTTAAAAATAATGTCTTAGATGGGATGCAGCAAGCGATGGGGTATAGCCTCACGGTTGCCGGCGTACATTGTTGCGTGATAGCCGCTGAGACAGTCGAACAATTGGAATCTAATGTGAAAGTGGCGCAAGCGTTTAAGCCATTAAGTGAGGCAGAAATGACAGCCATTGAACAACGTACTGCAATTGCATGGCAAGAGAATACTTTTTTTAGAGCTTGGACTTAA
- a CDS encoding response regulator, protein MLTNSNHEIILVIDDSLTNLEILHNTLDLVGYKVMVEMDGLRGLEQAKKYSPDLILLDVMMPGMDGFETCRQLQAEPSTKNIPVIFMTGLADPEDKVKGLQLGAVDYIIKPFRKEEALARIQTHLKIRRLGLELEQQKQQLEELVQKRTAELTETLNELKRTQLQLIQNEKLSTIGQLVAGIAHEINNPVGCITGNLGQARQAVEDAIEYIRLYQAKFPNPGAELEEKAEEIDIEYILEDLPKMFVSMKAGIERICDISTSLRTFSRADVDFKILVNIHEGIDSTLMILQHRLKAQARHPAIQVIKNYGELPKIECYLGQLNQVFMNLLANAIDALEEASRGRSYEALKANPNVIAVTTEIQDEQQIVIRIADNGMGMTEEVKQRIFDPLFTTKPVGKGTGLGLAIVHQIIVEKHGGTIEVNSELGKGTEFIMKIPMA, encoded by the coding sequence ATGGATGGTTTAAGGGGACTTGAACAAGCTAAAAAATACTCGCCCGATTTGATTTTGCTGGATGTAATGATGCCAGGAATGGATGGCTTTGAAACTTGCCGGCAGTTGCAGGCTGAACCCTCTACAAAAAACATTCCGGTGATTTTCATGACAGGGCTGGCCGATCCGGAAGACAAAGTGAAGGGGTTGCAGTTAGGTGCGGTGGACTATATTATAAAACCGTTTCGGAAAGAAGAAGCACTGGCACGGATTCAAACTCATTTAAAAATTCGACGCTTAGGCTTGGAACTTGAACAACAAAAACAACAATTGGAGGAATTAGTTCAAAAACGCACTGCTGAATTAACCGAGACGTTAAACGAATTAAAAAGAACCCAATTGCAGTTAATTCAAAATGAAAAACTCTCTACAATTGGTCAGTTAGTTGCCGGCATTGCTCATGAAATTAATAATCCAGTTGGGTGTATCACCGGCAATCTAGGTCAAGCGCGGCAAGCTGTTGAGGATGCGATTGAGTATATTCGTCTTTATCAAGCTAAATTCCCTAACCCTGGCGCAGAACTTGAAGAAAAGGCTGAAGAGATTGATATAGAATATATTCTAGAAGATTTACCTAAAATGTTTGTCTCCATGAAGGCGGGGATAGAGCGAATTTGCGATATCAGTACCTCATTAAGAACCTTCTCGCGAGCTGATGTAGATTTCAAAATATTAGTGAATATCCATGAGGGAATTGACAGTACCTTAATGATTTTGCAGCATCGTTTGAAGGCTCAAGCGCGTCATCCGGCGATTCAGGTTATAAAAAATTATGGGGAACTTCCTAAAATTGAGTGTTATTTAGGACAACTCAATCAGGTATTTATGAATCTTTTAGCAAATGCGATTGACGCATTGGAAGAAGCAAGTCGGGGACGTAGCTATGAAGCACTCAAAGCGAATCCCAATGTGATCGCCGTTACAACTGAAATCCAAGATGAACAGCAGATTGTGATCCGGATTGCAGATAATGGAATGGGGATGACGGAAGAGGTCAAGCAACGCATCTTTGACCCTCTATTCACGACTAAACCAGTGGGAAAAGGAACAGGTTTGGGACTGGCAATTGTTCATCAAATTATTGTTGAAAAGCACGGGGGAACCATTGAAGTAAATTCAGAACTTGGAAAAGGTACGGAGTTTATTATGAAAATTCCAATGGCTTGA
- a CDS encoding SMP-30/gluconolactonase/LRE family protein, translating to MEAIKDKSSEVEKLAEGFEFIEGPVWHPEGFLLFSDINGDTIYQLQENQKAEIFRRPSGKSNGNTLDREGRLITAEHTNRRVSRTEIDGKIVTLADKYEGKSLNSPNDLVVKSDGSIYFTDPPYGIKKEQEELGFYGVYRIAPDGKLTLLVKDFVRPNGLTFSPDEKTLYIDDSDKGHIRAFDVNSDGSLINGRIFAELKDPNKKGVPDGMKTDIQGNIYSTGPGGVWVFSPASNLLGTIEVPEAATNLAWGDSDSKALYITAGKSLYRIRLKIAGVRPNSIGNNQNLKPI from the coding sequence ATGGAAGCGATTAAAGATAAAAGCTCTGAAGTAGAAAAACTCGCTGAAGGATTTGAATTTATCGAAGGGCCGGTTTGGCATCCCGAAGGTTTTTTACTCTTCAGTGATATAAACGGCGATACTATTTATCAATTGCAAGAAAATCAAAAAGCAGAAATCTTTCGCCGGCCCTCAGGAAAATCCAATGGCAACACACTAGATCGGGAGGGACGTTTAATTACGGCTGAACACACTAACCGTCGCGTCTCGCGCACTGAAATAGACGGCAAAATTGTGACCTTAGCTGATAAATACGAAGGAAAATCGTTAAACAGCCCAAATGATCTTGTTGTCAAATCAGATGGCAGTATTTACTTTACCGACCCACCTTATGGCATCAAAAAAGAGCAAGAAGAACTAGGTTTCTATGGGGTCTACCGCATTGCCCCAGATGGCAAATTAACCTTGCTCGTTAAAGACTTTGTGCGTCCCAACGGACTTACCTTTTCTCCTGATGAGAAAACGCTTTATATAGACGATTCCGACAAAGGTCACATTCGAGCTTTTGATGTAAATTCCGATGGAAGCTTAATAAATGGACGCATCTTTGCAGAACTGAAAGATCCTAACAAAAAAGGCGTTCCTGACGGAATGAAAACAGACATTCAGGGTAATATTTATAGCACCGGCCCTGGAGGGGTGTGGGTATTCTCGCCGGCAAGCAATCTTCTTGGAACAATAGAAGTCCCCGAAGCTGCGACAAATCTAGCCTGGGGAGACAGCGACAGCAAAGCACTTTATATCACAGCCGGTAAAAGCCTTTACCGCATCCGCCTAAAAATTGCGGGTGTGCGCCCTAATTCTATCGGAAATAACCAAAATCTAAAACCGATATAA